Proteins encoded together in one Drosophila albomicans strain 15112-1751.03 chromosome 2R, ASM965048v2, whole genome shotgun sequence window:
- the LOC117576833 gene encoding LOW QUALITY PROTEIN: odorant receptor 85c-like (The sequence of the model RefSeq protein was modified relative to this genomic sequence to represent the inferred CDS: deleted 2 bases in 1 codon) codes for MPMAKMDSFLKYANFFYTAVGIEPYTRVSRKSAPSIWISFVFWSNIINLSLVLLGETVYVLISFATGEHIVEAIMVMSYIGFVLVGMNKMAFVWWKKESLSGIMHQLEELFPRTKETQSEYQLDRYLESCSRLSLTFSLLYSVLIWTYNLFNIAQYLVYELWLKTRIVGLTLPYMMYIPWHWEGNWSYYLLLFSQNFAGYTSAAGQVSTDLLLCAVATLIIMHYDYLGRIIEFKQLTGDWSQDSRFLAQVVQYHERLLSLSAELNEIFGVPLLLNFLISSFVICFVGFQMTIGVPPDLMIKLLLFLVSSLCQVYLICHHGQLIADASSGIALAAYKQDWSFADVRYRKTLVFIIARSQKPAFLKATVFMDYQGHND; via the exons ATGCCGATGGCCAAAATGGATAGTTTCCTAAAGTACGCCAACTTCTTCTACACGGCAGTTGGAATTGAACCTTATACAAGAGTTTCACGCAAAAGTGCGCCTAGCATATGgattagttttgtgttttggtcCAACATTATAAATCTAAGTTTGGTTCTTCTGGGTGAGACTGTCTATGTGCTGATTTCCTTTGCCACTGGCGAACACATCGTGGAGGCCATCATGGTGATGTCCTACATTGGCTTCGTGCTCGTCGGGATGAACAAAATGGCATTTGTCTGGTGGAAGAAAGAATCGCTGAGTGGCATCATGCATCAACTGGAGGAACTCTTTCCACGTACGAAGGAGACTCAGTCAGAGTATCAATTGGATAGATATCTGGAGAGTTGCTCTCGCCTGAGTTTGACCTTCTCGCTGCTCTACTCTGTGCTCATCTGGACCTACAATCTGTTCAACATTGCGCAATACTTGGTCTACGAATTGTGGCTTAAGACACGCATCGTCGGACTCACTCTTCCCTATATGATGTATATCCCTTGGCACTGGGAAGGAAATTGGTCCTATTATCTGCTGCTGTTCTCGCAGAACTTTGCTGGCTATACTTCGGCAGCGGGACAAGTTTCAACGGATCTCTTGCTCTGTGCTGTGGCCACTTTGATCATCATGCACTACGATTATCTGGGCAGGATTATAGAGTTTAAGCAGCTCACTGGAGATTGGTCGCAGGATTCGCGTTTCTTGGCACAAGTTGTACAATATCATGAGCGTCTTTTGAGCTTGTCAGCGGAACTAAATGAAATCTTTGGTGTGCCGCTCTTGCTCAACTTTCTCATCTCGTCGTTTGTCATCTGCTTTGTGGGCTTTCAAATGACAATCGGAGTGCCGCCCGATCTAATGATCAAATTGCTCTTGTTCTTGGTCTCCTCGCTGTGTCAAGTGTATTTGATTTGCCATCACGGACAACTGATTGCCGATGCA AGTTCTGGcattgctttggctgcctATAAACAAGATTGGAGCTTCGCTGATGTCAGATATCGCAAGACTTTGGTCTTTATCATTGCTCGCTCCCAAAAACCAGCTTTTCTCAAAGCAACTGTTTTCATG GATTACCAGGGGCACAATGACTGA